CACCATAACCGTTCGACGAAAATGTTGTCCTGGCAGCGTCCCCGGCCGTCCATGCTGATGGCTACCTGATTGTCCTTTAGGACTTGGGTAAACGCGTTGCTGGTGAACTGGCTGCCCTGATCGGTATTGAAGATCTCAGGCGCGCCATATCGATCTATCGCTTCTTCCAGGGCCTCGATACAAAAGGCCGGTTCCATCGTGTTGGACACTCGCCAGGAAAGGATCTTGCGGCTATGCCAGTCCATGACCGCCACCAGGTACATGAATCCACGGGCCATGGGAATGTAGGTTATCAAAAGGGTTCGGGGACGGGCCAAGCTAACTATAATAAATTGAACGACAAAAACTTAAAAATGTGGCTTATTTTGGCTCTATATCGCGATTTTTAGGGTCAAAAATCGAATTATAGGAGGATTGCGTTTCCCTAAGTTCGAATGCCCCTTTGGCGGGTCTGATGCAGCGGCCGCTGGCCATGGCTCCCATCGCATTCTTGATGCGTTCGATAAACGGACCGGTCCCCACGGCAATACTTTGCGTCCACCGGCTATCCCGCTTGGCGTCAAAGTCTTCCAAGGCGGCGTGAACCCATTTCCGGTGGGCGGAAGCAAAAGATGCATAATCCTCGAATCCGGCCAACGCGCGCAGTTTTTCATATGCGATGATGATATTTTTTCGACGGGGCATCTGGATTTCATTATACCCCCCGTAAGGCCATTTCGATGGATGGTCGACAACACCGGCACGAACCATATTCAAATCGACGTATACCAGACATCGCAGCAGGTGCTCACCATTTTCGATGGCGGTGGAATGGTATCGATCCTCCCAGAATGCACCCTTCCTGCGTTTTCGCCGGTTATATTCCTGAGCCGTTCTTCCGGCGATCAGCCCGACCGCCTGCGGGATTATATTGAAATCGTTGTCGTCTTTGACGATTAGATGGATATGATTTGAAGTTACCACATAGTTCAAAACCACCAGGCCAAAACGCCTTTTCGCTTCAAAGAGCCACTGAACCCAGCGCTTGCGATCCTGTTTGAATTTGAGCAGGAATTCCCGTTTATGGCATCTTTGGGTTATATGCCAGATTTGATCGGGAACATAATGTCGTTTAGCTCGTGGCATTAAACTATCCTATATCGCAATTTTTTGCGCCAAAAATCTCAATATAGTAGGTATTTCGGCCCTTTTTCAGCTTAATTTAGATTTAATTTTAGTCGGTTAGCTTGGCCCGTCCCCAAATCCGTCCCCGTCCAAACGTTTCACTCCTTGGACAGGATGCCCGGTGCCAGTTTCCCCGTTTCGTACCTAATTACATCAGCAATCTTTGTCGTCTGGGGCTGCTCCGCATCCGACCATTGTCTCACCTGACGGCAGAAGAGGCCTACGCCCCCATCATCAACCACCCAGACGTCCACAAGGGGAAGCAAGAAGTCGAAGCTGCGCCAGAAGTGTACAAGGGATTCGAAGTCGAGAAGAAGTACGTGGAATTGACAGAATATGGAATGCAATTCGCACGTGCGTGCATCTATCCCCCGAAGAAATAGACCCACAATAATTGCCTGATAGGGACTCTGTTCCGCTCCGTTTCACAGAGCCCCAGAGGCAGAAGTTGTGCATAAAAACGCCCTTGACAATAGTATCAATATTAGTATCATGAAGATATGGGCCAAATTGAAAAGCTATTAAATGAGATTTACAAAAATCCAACCAATGTAAAATTTACAGATTTATGCAGGGTCTGTGAACATTATTTTGGAAAGGCTCGTCAGTCTGGTAGCAGTCATCGAGTATATAAAACACCATGGCAAGGTGACCCTCGGGTAAATATTCAAAACAACAAAGGAAAAGCCAAAGCCTATCAAGTTAAGCAAGTGATCAAGGCTATCGAAAGATTGGAGGTAGAAAGTGACACTACAAAATGATCATTATACATATAGGGTTACTTGGTCTCCTGAGGACGAAGAATATATCGGCTTATGCGCGGAGTTCCCAAGTTTAAGCTGGCTCGCCAAATCCCCTGAATCCGCATTAAAAGGTATTCGTAAGACGGTAGAATCGGTCATTAAAGATATGAAAGACAATGATGAAAAAATTCCCCAACCAATCGCTTCAAAAAATTATAGTGGTAAATTTATGGTTCGCGTTCCACCAGAAGTTCATAGAAGTTTAGCGATCCAAGCAGCGGAATCAGGGGTAAGTATAAATAGGCTCGTCAGTTCTCGTCTCAGCCAATAATATTTGCACAAAATAAGGTTCGAGGACTCAAAAGGTTCGGGGATGCCCATTAAAGAGTGGGTCAAGTTATAAAACACCTCCCCATGCAAAAAATAGCGACATTTTCGCTTGGTCAATAAATTCTGCCTAAAAAATAAAATCGGGTCGGACCAAGCAAAATGCCAAGATATCAATGGGTTAAATAAAAAAACAGGGCTGTTTTTCGTTCTTAAATCGATATTTTTTAAGAAAGACCCCTTGATTATTACACAGAGAGGGCGGGCCGCAGCGGTTATGATCGGTGTCGATGCTTACGAAAAACTCGAGTACGAAAAAGAACTGCTGCTTCTGTTGGCCAGAGGAGAACGGGAAATCGAAGCGGGTGAAGGTTATGACCTGGATACCGTTTTTGCAGAAGCCGACGCTCTTTTAGCAACGGAACAATCGTGAAAGTTAAGTTTACTCCCTCGGCCAGGAATCAATTTCTTTCTGCTTTATCATTTAATGTAATGATGCTTACGCAGCCATTTTCAACAAAAGGCGCACCACACCCGCCAGCAGAAGCATGCCCGCCATGCCGGCAACCAGAAGTCCGGCGAACCACATCCATTGGCGCTGCTTTTCACTGAATTTATTTTCGGGTTTCAATACGCCCCATCATGTTCGTGGGAGGCCTTGCCTCTGAACACCCAGTAGCAGTATCCCGTATAGGCCAGCACGCAGGGCAGGATGAACGCCGTTCCCAGCAGCATCAGGGATTGGGACTCGGGAGCAGCGGCCGCATCCCACAGGCTTACCTTGAAAGGAACCAGCCAGGGCCAGGTGCTCACCCCAATGCCGATATAGTTCATCAAAAAGATGCCCAGGGTGAGAAAAAAGGGGCGAAAGTCGCGCTGGTTGTTGCGCAGGTCCCGCCAGAGCAGAACGAAAAAGACCACTGAGAGGATCGGCATGGGCTGCAGAAGGTAGAAATTGGGCAGGCTGAACCAAAGCTCTTTGATGGCACTGTTCATCATGGGCATGCTGACGCTCACCAGTCCCATGAAAATGGCCACGGCCACCATTACGGTTTTGGCGCAACGGCGCGCCCAGTCCCGGGTTTCTCCCTCGGTTTTCATGATGGTCCAGGTGGCGCCTAAAAGCGCATACCCGGCCACCAGGGCCAAACCGGTCATCGCACTGAAAGCATTGAGCCAGTCGAAGGCGCCGCCGGCAAAGTTGCGGCCTTCCACGGCAATGCCGTGCACGAAGGTTCCCAGCACCATCCCCTGCATGAATGTCGCCGTCAGACTGCCGAAATGAAAGGAGTAATCCCAGATGCGCCGGGATTTGCCTTCGGCCTTAAACCGGAATTCAAAGGCCACGCCACGAAAAATCAGACCCAGCAGCATAAGAATGATGGGGATGTAGAATGCCGGCATGAGAATGGCGTACGCCAGGGGGAAGGCGGCGAACAGCCCGCCGCCGCCCAGCACCAGCCAGGTTTCGTTGCCGTCCCAAAAAGGGGCCACGGAGTTCATCATGCGGTCCCGGCACCGGTCGGTGGGGGCGAAAGGGAACAGGATGCCCACGCCCAGATCGAATCCATCCAGCATAATGTAGAGAAAGATGGCCGTGCCGATCAGGGCGTACCAGATGAGCGGTAAATCCAGAAAACTTTCGAAGCTAAACATCTTTCCCTCCTGTTTCGGCGGCCATGTCCGTGACCAGCGGCGGCGTTTTGACGCCATGGTCGCCGTAGGCCTCTTCTTCCGTGTATTCTGGCCCCTTGCCGATGAGTTTGAGAATGTAATAGGCCCCGGCGGCGAATACCAATCCATAGACAGCGACAAAAGCGGCCAGGGAGATGGCCACGGTTTCCCCGGCCACCGGCGAAATGGTTTCTGATGTGCGCATCACGTTGTAGACGATAAAGGGCTGGCGACCGACCTCGGTGACGAACCAGCCGGTCAGCACGGCGACGAAGCCCGATGGAGTCATGGCCATGCACCAGAGGTGAAACCAGCGGGTGGTAAACAGCGTTTTTCTGAGGTAGAGGACCAGGGCCACCAGGCCGGTGGCGATCATCAGCATGCCGAGGCCCACCATGATGCGAAATGTCCAGAAGACCATGGCCACGGGCGGACGTTCCGCCCTTGCCCAAGTGGTCAGGCCTTTGACTTCGCCATTGATGTCGTGGGTGAGAATCAGGCTGGAGAGCTTGGGGATCGTCACTTCGAACCGGTTGCGTTCCTGAATCTGGTCCGGCCAGGCGAACAGCCGCAGGCCGGCGCCCCGCTCGGTCTCCCAGATGCCTTCCATGGCGGCCACCTTGGCCGGTTGGTGTTCGAAGGTGTTCAGCCCGTGCATGTCGCCGAAGAGAAGCTGCATGGGGGCCACGAAGATGGCCATGATCATGGCCATGCCCAGCATGATCCGGGCATGTCGGACGTGCAGCCCCCGCCAGAGATAGTATCCGCCGATGCCGCCCACCACAAAGGCCGTGGTCAGGTAGGCTGCCGTGACCATGTGAATGAAACGGTAGGGAAAAGAGGGATTGAAGATCACAGCGATCCAGTCCGTGGGGTAGAGAAGGCCGTCGGTCCCCTCGCGGAAACCGGCCGGCGTCTGCATCCAGCTGTTGGCCGAGAGGATCCAGAAGGCCGAGATCAGGGTTCCCACAGCTACGATCAGGGTGGCGGCAAAATGCATTTTTTTGCTCACCCGGTTCCAGCCGAAAAGCATGATGCCCAGAAAGGAGGCCTCCAGGAAAAAGGCGGTGAGGACTTCATAGCCCAAAAGGGGGCCCAGCACATTGCCCACCTTGTCCGAAAATACCGACCAGTTGGTGCCGAACTGATAGGAGAGCACCACCCCCGAGACCACCCCCATGCCGAAGGTCACGGCGAAGATCTTGACCCACATGCGGTAGACTTGCTCATAAATCGGGTTGCCGGTTTTCAGCCAGCGCCACTCCACCACGGCCAGCCAACTGGCAAGGCCGATGGTAAATGACGGAAAAATGATGTGGTAGGCCACGGTGAACGCAAACTGGGCGCGGGCCAAAAATACGGGGTCTAGGTTGGAGAACATTGCGTTACCTCAAAGGGGTTTTGG
This window of the uncultured Desulfosarcina sp. genome carries:
- a CDS encoding transposase: MPRAKRHYVPDQIWHITQRCHKREFLLKFKQDRKRWVQWLFEAKRRFGLVVLNYVVTSNHIHLIVKDDNDFNIIPQAVGLIAGRTAQEYNRRKRRKGAFWEDRYHSTAIENGEHLLRCLVYVDLNMVRAGVVDHPSKWPYGGYNEIQMPRRKNIIIAYEKLRALAGFEDYASFASAHRKWVHAALEDFDAKRDSRWTQSIAVGTGPFIERIKNAMGAMASGRCIRPAKGAFELRETQSSYNSIFDPKNRDIEPK
- a CDS encoding toxin HicA, which translates into the protein MGQIEKLLNEIYKNPTNVKFTDLCRVCEHYFGKARQSGSSHRVYKTPWQGDPRVNIQNNKGKAKAYQVKQVIKAIERLEVESDTTK
- a CDS encoding toxin-antitoxin system HicB family antitoxin, encoding MTLQNDHYTYRVTWSPEDEEYIGLCAEFPSLSWLAKSPESALKGIRKTVESVIKDMKDNDEKIPQPIASKNYSGKFMVRVPPEVHRSLAIQAAESGVSINRLVSSRLSQ
- a CDS encoding type II toxin-antitoxin system prevent-host-death family antitoxin, encoding MVNKFCLKNKIGSDQAKCQDINGLNKKTGLFFVLKSIFFKKDPLIITQRGRAAAVMIGVDAYEKLEYEKELLLLLARGEREIEAGEGYDLDTVFAEADALLATEQS
- the cydB gene encoding cytochrome d ubiquinol oxidase subunit II; this encodes MFSFESFLDLPLIWYALIGTAIFLYIMLDGFDLGVGILFPFAPTDRCRDRMMNSVAPFWDGNETWLVLGGGGLFAAFPLAYAILMPAFYIPIILMLLGLIFRGVAFEFRFKAEGKSRRIWDYSFHFGSLTATFMQGMVLGTFVHGIAVEGRNFAGGAFDWLNAFSAMTGLALVAGYALLGATWTIMKTEGETRDWARRCAKTVMVAVAIFMGLVSVSMPMMNSAIKELWFSLPNFYLLQPMPILSVVFFVLLWRDLRNNQRDFRPFFLTLGIFLMNYIGIGVSTWPWLVPFKVSLWDAAAAPESQSLMLLGTAFILPCVLAYTGYCYWVFRGKASHEHDGAY
- a CDS encoding cytochrome ubiquinol oxidase subunit I, with translation MFSNLDPVFLARAQFAFTVAYHIIFPSFTIGLASWLAVVEWRWLKTGNPIYEQVYRMWVKIFAVTFGMGVVSGVVLSYQFGTNWSVFSDKVGNVLGPLLGYEVLTAFFLEASFLGIMLFGWNRVSKKMHFAATLIVAVGTLISAFWILSANSWMQTPAGFREGTDGLLYPTDWIAVIFNPSFPYRFIHMVTAAYLTTAFVVGGIGGYYLWRGLHVRHARIMLGMAMIMAIFVAPMQLLFGDMHGLNTFEHQPAKVAAMEGIWETERGAGLRLFAWPDQIQERNRFEVTIPKLSSLILTHDINGEVKGLTTWARAERPPVAMVFWTFRIMVGLGMLMIATGLVALVLYLRKTLFTTRWFHLWCMAMTPSGFVAVLTGWFVTEVGRQPFIVYNVMRTSETISPVAGETVAISLAAFVAVYGLVFAAGAYYILKLIGKGPEYTEEEAYGDHGVKTPPLVTDMAAETGGKDV